From a region of the Equus przewalskii isolate Varuska chromosome 2, EquPr2, whole genome shotgun sequence genome:
- the LSM10 gene encoding U7 snRNA-associated Sm-like protein LSm10 isoform X1, producing MAAWCRPVVLRVWPPRPATSPSTENMLERHILGPHLKRAELETGSEAQQSVLTSPAGSSQQCGRMAVSHSVKERTISENSLIILLQGLQGQVTTVDLRDESVARGRIDNVDAFMNIRLANVTYTDRWGHRVELDDLFVTGRNVRYVHIPDDVNITATIEQQLQVIHRVRNFGGKGQGRREFPSKKYK from the exons ATGGCTGCATGGTGTAGACCAGTCGTTCTCAGAGTGTGGCCCCCCAGACCAGCAACATCACCATCAACGGAGAACATGTTAGAAAGGCACATCCTTGGACCCCACCTCAAACGGGCTGAGTTAGAAACTGGGAgtgaggcccagcaatctgttttaacaagtcctGCAG GGAGCAGCCAGCAGTGTGGAAGAATGGCCGTCAGCCACTCAGTGAAGGAGCGGACCATCTCAGAGAACAGCCTGATCATCCTGCTGCAGGGCCTCCAGGGCCAGGTAACCACTGTGGACCTGCGGGATGAGAGCGTGGCCCGGGGACGCATAGACAATGTTGATGCTTTCATGAACATCCGCCTGGCCAACGTCACCTACACAGACCGCTGGGGGCATCGGGTCGAGCTGGATGACCTCTTTGTGACGGGCCGTAACGTCCGTTACGTCCACATCCCAGATGATGTGAACATCACCGCCACCATTGAGCAGCAGCTGCAGGTCATCCATCGGGTGCGCAACTTTGGCGGCAAGGGCCAAGGCCGGCGGGAATTTCCCTCCAAAAAGTATAAATGA
- the LSM10 gene encoding U7 snRNA-associated Sm-like protein LSm10 isoform X2, producing the protein MAVSHSVKERTISENSLIILLQGLQGQVTTVDLRDESVARGRIDNVDAFMNIRLANVTYTDRWGHRVELDDLFVTGRNVRYVHIPDDVNITATIEQQLQVIHRVRNFGGKGQGRREFPSKKYK; encoded by the coding sequence ATGGCCGTCAGCCACTCAGTGAAGGAGCGGACCATCTCAGAGAACAGCCTGATCATCCTGCTGCAGGGCCTCCAGGGCCAGGTAACCACTGTGGACCTGCGGGATGAGAGCGTGGCCCGGGGACGCATAGACAATGTTGATGCTTTCATGAACATCCGCCTGGCCAACGTCACCTACACAGACCGCTGGGGGCATCGGGTCGAGCTGGATGACCTCTTTGTGACGGGCCGTAACGTCCGTTACGTCCACATCCCAGATGATGTGAACATCACCGCCACCATTGAGCAGCAGCTGCAGGTCATCCATCGGGTGCGCAACTTTGGCGGCAAGGGCCAAGGCCGGCGGGAATTTCCCTCCAAAAAGTATAAATGA